The following proteins are co-located in the Deinococcus sp. KNUC1210 genome:
- a CDS encoding glycoside hydrolase family 18 protein, giving the protein MFRLRHFPHPLLASVVSAALLGACSGGSSSTVSPPTTSTSGPWVMGYAVGYESSLLPLNELHWSSLTHVAVGRAVPRTDGTLSTTFDIDAVNGPVWAKSVVTQAHAHNVKAILMLGGAGEHAGFVGAASAANRSAFVQNILSVVQSYGFDGVDLDWEPLESADEAPLLALAKALKQAQPGLLLTLPVNFVNVNFPTQEARPSLAALAGTFDRINIMSYGMAGVYPGWNAWHSSALAGETDSTPTSVQSSVKAFLAAGLPAAELGVGIGFYGLCYQGVTAPGQNKAAMKIVADDGDMSYVNIVGHYATPAAKKWDAGAQVPYLSSATPLGSKGCTYVSYEDADSIAQKGSYARAQGLGGVIIWTLAQGHFPGNPASGSDPLLDAAHAAFRP; this is encoded by the coding sequence ATGTTCAGACTGCGCCACTTCCCCCATCCGCTGCTTGCGAGTGTCGTTTCTGCCGCGCTGCTGGGCGCGTGTTCCGGCGGATCGAGCAGCACCGTTTCGCCTCCGACCACCTCCACCTCCGGCCCGTGGGTCATGGGCTACGCGGTGGGCTACGAAAGCAGCCTGCTGCCGCTGAACGAACTGCACTGGAGCTCGCTGACGCACGTGGCAGTGGGCCGCGCCGTGCCCCGGACCGACGGCACGCTCTCGACCACCTTCGATATAGACGCGGTCAATGGCCCGGTGTGGGCGAAATCGGTGGTGACGCAGGCACATGCCCACAACGTCAAAGCCATTCTGATGCTGGGTGGAGCCGGAGAACACGCGGGCTTCGTGGGCGCGGCGTCGGCGGCCAACCGCAGTGCGTTCGTGCAGAACATTCTGAGCGTGGTGCAGTCTTACGGCTTCGACGGCGTCGATCTGGACTGGGAGCCGCTGGAAAGCGCCGACGAAGCGCCGCTGCTGGCACTGGCGAAGGCGCTGAAGCAGGCTCAGCCGGGGCTGCTGCTGACCCTGCCCGTCAACTTCGTGAACGTCAATTTTCCTACCCAGGAGGCGCGGCCCAGTCTGGCGGCGCTGGCGGGCACTTTCGACCGCATCAACATCATGAGTTACGGCATGGCGGGCGTGTACCCCGGCTGGAACGCCTGGCATTCGTCGGCCCTGGCGGGGGAGACCGACAGTACGCCGACCAGCGTGCAGAGCAGCGTGAAAGCATTTTTGGCAGCCGGGCTGCCCGCCGCCGAACTGGGCGTGGGCATCGGCTTCTACGGCCTGTGCTATCAGGGCGTGACAGCTCCCGGCCAGAACAAGGCCGCCATGAAGATCGTGGCCGACGACGGCGACATGAGCTATGTCAATATCGTGGGCCACTACGCCACGCCCGCCGCCAAAAAGTGGGACGCGGGCGCACAGGTGCCGTATCTGAGTTCGGCCACACCGCTGGGCAGCAAGGGCTGCACCTACGTCAGCTACGAGGATGCCGACAGCATCGCGCAGAAGGGCAGCTATGCCCGCGCACAGGGTCTGGGCGGCGTGATCATCTGGACGCTGGCGCAGGGCCACTTCCCCGGTAACCCGGCATCGGGAAGCGATCCGCTGCTGGACGCTGCACACGCCGCCTTCCGGCCCTGA
- a CDS encoding glycoside hydrolase family 5 protein has protein sequence MKRWPSGWLTALALAVCWALSSTLAAPALPLNRGVDLEGWLDAPQFEPLDPGNLKALPAIRAAGFDFVRLLVNPNAFTSARPSDPEPAATLGRVLKAARQSNLRVLVALYDESPQKAEVVSGGRALDTYLVLLERLGGLLNAYDPRWVGLEPLDEPGDCTLTPGAWMQRETQFVTAARRSAPNLTLVLTGACFSDSYSLTQLVPPVDPNLIYEFQFLDPLTFTQQGNPANELWAHFRGVPYPLPKAKLPGILSGILKGIPDAPTRAQVQKEFLSISSDGFDQRNIEAQMTAVSNWAARNSARVLLGSFTVRQSAPRPDRTRWFHDVRAAAEARHFAWAAWSWTSKYGFGLTENGKLPADLKKALGLP, from the coding sequence ATGAAGCGGTGGCCCTCCGGCTGGCTGACGGCGCTGGCCCTGGCAGTCTGCTGGGCGCTCTCCTCCACGCTGGCAGCGCCCGCCCTGCCCCTGAACCGGGGCGTCGATCTGGAGGGCTGGCTCGACGCCCCGCAGTTTGAGCCGCTGGACCCAGGCAACCTCAAGGCGCTGCCTGCCATCCGCGCCGCAGGTTTTGATTTCGTGCGGCTGCTGGTCAATCCGAATGCCTTTACCTCGGCCCGGCCCAGCGACCCGGAACCGGCAGCCACGCTGGGGCGCGTGCTGAAAGCGGCCCGTCAGAGCAATCTGCGCGTGCTCGTCGCGCTGTACGACGAAAGCCCGCAGAAGGCCGAGGTGGTGAGCGGGGGCCGGGCGCTCGACACCTACCTGGTGCTGCTCGAACGCCTGGGCGGGCTGCTGAACGCCTACGATCCGCGCTGGGTGGGTCTGGAACCCCTGGACGAGCCGGGCGACTGCACCCTGACGCCGGGTGCCTGGATGCAGCGTGAAACCCAGTTCGTCACCGCCGCCCGCCGCAGCGCCCCGAACCTGACGCTCGTTCTGACCGGGGCATGTTTCTCGGATTCCTACAGCCTGACGCAGCTCGTTCCGCCGGTCGATCCCAACCTGATCTACGAGTTCCAGTTCCTCGATCCGCTGACCTTTACCCAGCAGGGCAACCCCGCCAACGAGCTGTGGGCACACTTCAGGGGCGTGCCGTATCCCCTGCCCAAGGCCAAGCTGCCTGGCATTCTGAGCGGCATTCTGAAAGGCATTCCCGACGCGCCGACCCGCGCCCAGGTCCAGAAGGAATTTCTGTCGATCAGCAGCGACGGTTTTGATCAGCGCAACATCGAGGCTCAGATGACAGCGGTGTCGAACTGGGCTGCCCGCAACTCGGCGCGGGTGTTGCTGGGATCGTTCACGGTGCGCCAGAGTGCGCCGCGTCCTGACCGGACGCGCTGGTTTCACGATGTGCGGGCCGCAGCGGAAGCCCGACATTTTGCCTGGGCCGCCTGGAGCTGGACCAGCAAGTACGGCTTTGGCCTGACCGAGAACGGCAAACTGCCCGCTGATCTGAAAAAGGCGCTGGGCCTGCCCTGA
- a CDS encoding alpha-2-macroglobulin, producing MNQHRTWRRTILLAGLLLVGLAPAQNQISMYGGMFRTGQAVEVEVSAPLGSVFTVARILDPAGMFEATKDPHSPQIPGAAGTRTVQTVRLTRSMGQRLRLGTLPSGVYVIRSGGVGTVLLVTRLGMVIKRDQQQALTYTADQNSGQARAARVWALGGSSNVLSNADGLTTFEGEAGSGEVYLARYGNDWAISGANWNSYAAPLVRGYVYTDRPVYRPGQHVEFKAVLRKAGTLAPLAGRSVRVTVSSPFDDEVFRRTLTTNSFGSLSAGLDLPQGAKLGEYHFTVSPAGADGDGQADIGGSFQVEAYQKPEYAVTLVPSKTQAVQGEKVNVHISARYLFGGNVSGALVNYNVTRAPYYPPGFDTDSLPPDQQDDGQDYGSDLVIQDETRLNANGDLDLTLPLERDADGKPISYRIEAEVEDESRRTVSAQTRVIAFPAALNVEASTDNYIYNVGAPIRVALDTRDLNQKGRAAPVTLDLIRQNWDNSGNDWKLTETRLSRTQVRTDASGTLNATLHAPRGGGYLVRATVKDAQGRSSTNENFVWVLKPGEDWGWNYNDLTVQLDKKKYAPGDTATALIGNPKPGAAVLVTLEGDKLRKSVVLRGKGAVLTYKFPVSADMTPNIYVSAASLSDGKFYSHETRVKVPRIGAELSVTVKAKKPRYAPGETGTFSVDVKNAAGQGVPAEVAVGVVDQAIYLVQRDDAQPMLQVFDALRDNAVGTDSSLSFYFEQGRVAQGAPKPAAPMTEAAFAQSKDARDSAAPSNQEPVTPRQDFKDTILWIPKLLTDAKGHADVTVRFPDNLTTWVATARAQTQSARFGQTTASTLTTKDVIARLSLPPFLVRGDTVTLSGIVNNTLNTAVTGRAQMTLSGLSALSGAALTPAGAPLKLSANGRARTDVQVKAETVGNAGVTFTARTASGQTIHNDALKLPLPVKARGYDVTQTAVGSGTTPLKFTVAADANPQTTTLNLSLTPSLLSAVGGALNYLVGYPYGCTEQTMSRFLPALLARQTLGAAQLPASVVKDLPAITEAGLARLALFQHEDGGWNFWQWDDSTLEMTAYVTQGLLRAKALGAKVENSMLDRALQYLATHAADPKERQADRASAYRALAQAGRVKAGQLATFAKRRDLEPYALAQTALALHASGQTQAARDLLDRLKARRSASQNGALVHWETPKTGDSYGWWYDFWDDNSIQVTAAALEAIATLDPSSPLIPSVSQWLLSNRRGPQWLSTQDTTSVIIAALALKPAPLPAPSTVTVALDGKQVGSVKVSSSAAGLTIGAGKLSAGSHTLTLQGAPAALFSAAQLSYAREPAALNADAAHGFRLSRRYERLDPVWDAANKRYTYRRTPLLKAGQMMGVTTGDLVLVTLTVQPMNHSARYLLVSDPVPAGMKALDERSLAIAGLPDPDENDWEGWNYWYAGRDLLDDRVDLYADYLEGQQTMTYLLRAQTPGTFTALPTHAFLMYDPEVQGYSAAATLTVRDRGQ from the coding sequence GTGAATCAACATCGAACGTGGAGACGCACCATCCTGCTGGCAGGCCTGCTGCTGGTCGGCCTGGCACCTGCCCAGAACCAGATTTCGATGTATGGCGGTATGTTCAGAACAGGTCAGGCCGTCGAAGTCGAGGTCAGTGCGCCGCTTGGCTCTGTCTTCACAGTTGCGCGGATTCTCGATCCGGCAGGCATGTTCGAGGCCACCAAAGACCCGCACAGCCCCCAGATTCCAGGGGCAGCCGGAACACGCACGGTCCAGACTGTGCGCCTGACACGCAGCATGGGCCAGCGGCTGCGGCTCGGAACGCTGCCCAGCGGCGTGTATGTCATTCGCAGTGGCGGCGTGGGAACGGTGTTGCTCGTGACACGCCTGGGAATGGTGATCAAACGCGACCAGCAGCAGGCCCTGACCTACACCGCCGACCAGAACAGCGGGCAGGCACGGGCGGCACGGGTCTGGGCACTGGGCGGCAGCAGCAACGTGCTGTCGAATGCCGACGGCCTGACCACCTTCGAGGGAGAAGCTGGGAGCGGCGAAGTCTATCTGGCCCGTTACGGCAACGACTGGGCCATCTCGGGAGCCAACTGGAACAGCTATGCGGCTCCGCTGGTGCGCGGCTACGTGTACACCGACCGGCCTGTGTACCGCCCCGGTCAGCACGTCGAATTCAAGGCGGTGCTCAGAAAGGCAGGCACCCTCGCGCCGCTGGCAGGCCGCTCGGTGCGCGTCACCGTGTCGTCACCGTTCGATGACGAGGTGTTCCGCCGCACCCTGACCACCAACAGTTTCGGCTCGCTGTCGGCTGGGCTGGATCTGCCGCAGGGAGCCAAACTGGGCGAATACCATTTCACAGTCTCGCCCGCAGGAGCCGACGGCGACGGGCAGGCCGACATCGGCGGCAGTTTTCAGGTAGAGGCGTATCAGAAGCCCGAATACGCGGTCACACTCGTGCCCAGCAAGACCCAGGCAGTCCAGGGTGAGAAGGTGAACGTTCACATTTCGGCCCGTTACCTGTTCGGAGGCAATGTCAGCGGCGCACTGGTGAATTACAACGTGACCCGCGCCCCCTACTACCCGCCGGGCTTCGACACCGACTCGCTGCCGCCCGATCAGCAGGACGACGGTCAGGATTACGGCTCCGATCTGGTGATTCAGGACGAGACCCGGCTGAACGCAAACGGCGACCTCGACCTGACGTTGCCGCTGGAACGTGACGCCGACGGCAAGCCGATCAGTTACCGGATCGAGGCCGAGGTCGAGGACGAGTCGCGCCGCACGGTCAGCGCCCAGACCCGCGTGATCGCCTTTCCCGCCGCGCTGAACGTCGAGGCCAGCACCGACAATTACATTTACAACGTGGGTGCGCCGATCCGGGTGGCGCTCGATACCCGCGACCTGAACCAGAAGGGACGCGCCGCGCCCGTCACGCTCGACCTGATCCGCCAGAACTGGGATAACAGCGGCAACGACTGGAAACTGACCGAAACGCGCCTGAGCCGTACCCAGGTCAGGACAGATGCCAGCGGCACGCTGAACGCCACGCTGCACGCTCCCAGGGGCGGCGGCTATCTGGTACGCGCCACGGTGAAGGACGCGCAGGGGCGCAGCAGCACCAACGAGAACTTCGTCTGGGTTCTGAAGCCCGGCGAGGACTGGGGCTGGAATTACAACGACCTGACTGTTCAGCTCGACAAGAAGAAGTACGCGCCGGGCGACACGGCCACCGCGCTGATCGGCAATCCGAAACCCGGCGCGGCAGTGCTGGTCACGCTGGAAGGCGACAAACTGCGAAAGAGCGTGGTGCTGCGCGGCAAAGGGGCCGTGCTGACCTACAAATTCCCCGTGAGCGCCGACATGACCCCGAATATCTACGTATCGGCGGCCTCGCTGAGCGACGGCAAGTTCTACAGCCACGAAACGCGGGTGAAAGTGCCGCGCATCGGCGCCGAGCTGAGCGTGACCGTGAAAGCGAAAAAGCCGCGCTACGCGCCCGGAGAGACGGGCACCTTCAGCGTGGACGTGAAGAACGCCGCCGGACAGGGCGTGCCCGCAGAGGTGGCCGTGGGCGTGGTCGATCAGGCAATTTATCTGGTGCAGCGCGACGATGCCCAGCCGATGCTTCAGGTCTTCGATGCCCTCCGGGACAACGCCGTGGGCACCGATTCCAGCCTGAGCTTCTACTTCGAGCAGGGACGCGTGGCCCAGGGAGCCCCCAAGCCCGCCGCCCCGATGACCGAGGCTGCCTTCGCGCAGAGCAAGGATGCCCGTGATAGCGCCGCACCGTCCAATCAGGAGCCGGTCACGCCGCGCCAGGACTTTAAAGATACGATTCTGTGGATTCCTAAACTGCTGACCGACGCGAAAGGACACGCCGACGTCACGGTCAGATTTCCGGACAACCTGACCACCTGGGTGGCCACAGCCCGTGCCCAGACGCAGAGCGCCCGCTTCGGCCAGACGACGGCCAGCACGCTGACCACCAAGGACGTGATCGCTCGCCTGAGCCTGCCGCCCTTCCTGGTGCGCGGCGATACCGTCACGCTGTCGGGCATCGTCAACAACACGCTGAATACGGCGGTCACGGGCCGCGCCCAGATGACGCTGAGCGGCCTGAGCGCCCTGAGCGGCGCGGCACTGACACCAGCAGGAGCACCGCTGAAGTTGAGCGCCAACGGACGCGCCCGCACCGACGTGCAGGTCAAGGCTGAAACAGTCGGAAACGCAGGCGTCACCTTCACCGCCCGCACCGCCTCCGGCCAGACGATTCACAACGACGCCCTGAAACTTCCGCTGCCGGTCAAGGCACGCGGCTACGACGTGACACAGACGGCTGTGGGCAGCGGCACCACGCCGCTGAAATTCACCGTGGCAGCCGACGCCAATCCGCAGACCACCACCCTGAATCTGAGCCTGACACCCTCGCTGCTGTCGGCAGTCGGCGGAGCGCTGAACTACCTCGTCGGCTACCCCTACGGCTGCACCGAACAGACCATGAGCCGCTTCCTGCCCGCGCTGCTGGCCCGCCAGACGCTCGGGGCGGCGCAGCTTCCGGCGAGCGTGGTCAAGGACCTGCCCGCCATCACCGAGGCGGGGCTGGCGCGGCTGGCGCTGTTTCAGCACGAAGACGGCGGCTGGAACTTCTGGCAGTGGGATGACAGCACGCTGGAAATGACCGCCTACGTGACTCAGGGGCTGCTGCGGGCCAAGGCACTGGGCGCGAAGGTCGAAAACTCCATGCTCGACAGAGCGCTGCAGTATCTGGCGACCCATGCCGCCGACCCCAAAGAGCGGCAGGCAGACCGGGCCAGCGCCTACCGCGCTCTGGCACAGGCGGGCCGGGTCAAGGCGGGGCAGCTTGCCACCTTTGCCAAGCGCCGCGATCTGGAACCCTACGCGCTTGCTCAGACGGCGCTGGCCCTGCACGCCTCCGGTCAGACGCAGGCGGCCCGTGATCTGCTCGACCGGCTGAAAGCGCGGCGCAGCGCTTCCCAGAACGGCGCACTCGTCCACTGGGAAACCCCGAAAACGGGCGATTCCTACGGCTGGTGGTACGACTTCTGGGACGACAACAGCATTCAGGTGACGGCGGCAGCGCTGGAGGCCATCGCCACTCTCGACCCGTCCAGCCCGCTGATTCCGAGCGTGTCACAGTGGCTGCTGTCCAATCGGCGCGGCCCGCAGTGGCTGAGCACCCAGGACACCACCAGCGTCATCATCGCGGCGCTGGCCCTGAAGCCCGCTCCGCTGCCAGCACCCAGCACCGTGACCGTCGCCCTCGACGGCAAGCAGGTCGGCAGCGTCAAGGTGAGCAGCAGCGCGGCTGGCCTGACCATCGGAGCAGGAAAACTGAGCGCCGGGAGCCATACCCTGACGCTTCAGGGTGCGCCCGCTGCCCTGTTCTCGGCGGCCCAGCTCAGCTACGCCCGCGAACCCGCCGCCCTGAACGCAGACGCAGCGCACGGATTCCGCCTCAGCCGCCGCTATGAGCGCCTCGATCCGGTGTGGGACGCCGCCAACAAACGCTATACCTACCGCCGCACGCCGCTGCTGAAGGCCGGGCAGATGATGGGCGTCACGACGGGCGATCTCGTGCTCGTCACGCTGACAGTGCAGCCGATGAACCACAGCGCCCGCTACCTGTTGGTGTCGGACCCGGTTCCGGCAGGCATGAAGGCGCTGGACGAACGCAGCCTCGCCATCGCGGGCCTGCCCGACCCTGACGAGAACGACTGGGAGGGCTGGAACTACTGGTACGCCGGGCGCGACCTGCTCGATGACCGCGTCGATCTGTATGCCGATTATCTGGAGGGCCAGCAGACCATGACCTACCTGCTGCGGGCGCAGACACCCGGCACCTTCACGGCGCTGCCCACCCACGCCTTCCTGATGTACGACCCGGAAGTGCAGGGCTACAGTGCGGCGGCGACCCTGACGGTACGCGACCGGGGCCAGTGA
- a CDS encoding response regulator transcription factor produces the protein MTPPSAVPDIRLLIADDHRLFREGLKALISVTGGLHVIAEAENGQEALDLAILHDVQVVIMDIQMPILSGLEATKRLLALKPDLGILVVSMFDDDDNVFAAMQAGARGYLLKGAAPEELLRGIEAVAQGEALFAPSIARRLMNYFSRPTRLPPTLLPELTEREREILSHIAQGETNPRIARRLELSEKTVRNHITSIFSKLQVSSRAEATQRAKEAGL, from the coding sequence ATGACCCCACCATCTGCCGTGCCGGACATCCGCCTGCTGATCGCCGACGACCACCGTCTGTTCCGTGAGGGACTCAAAGCGCTGATTTCGGTGACGGGCGGCCTGCACGTGATCGCTGAAGCCGAGAACGGCCAGGAAGCGCTCGATCTGGCGATCCTGCACGACGTACAGGTCGTCATCATGGATATTCAGATGCCGATCCTGAGCGGTCTGGAAGCCACGAAACGGCTGCTGGCCCTGAAGCCGGACCTGGGCATTCTGGTGGTCAGCATGTTCGACGACGACGACAACGTGTTTGCGGCGATGCAGGCGGGCGCACGCGGCTATCTGCTGAAGGGAGCTGCCCCCGAAGAGCTGCTGCGCGGCATCGAGGCGGTGGCGCAGGGCGAGGCGTTGTTCGCTCCCAGCATTGCCCGCCGCCTGATGAACTATTTTTCGCGCCCGACCCGCCTGCCGCCCACGCTGCTGCCCGAGCTGACCGAACGCGAGCGCGAAATTCTGTCGCATATCGCCCAGGGCGAGACCAATCCCCGCATTGCCCGCCGCCTGGAGCTGTCGGAAAAGACGGTTCGCAACCATATCACCAGCATCTTTTCCAAATTGCAGGTCAGCAGCCGCGCCGAGGCGACCCAGCGGGCGAAGGAGGCCGGGCTGTGA
- a CDS encoding DUF1175 family protein, with protein sequence MKFGRSKLSTLVWTVCLLACSWPGGTASQAGAAQPSTLDSDHDGYPDALELVGTDRGSFADWFASIAQSQYYGMNADWKPETRDCSGLLRYAFFNALEPHDAAWYAKFRYLPQPHTPPVRAYSLPAPLVRYSMFRVAAGDYRPDDVQKGRLVGRTTVQYLIKHSTVFVSRDPAQAQRGDLLMFLRPELASYHSMVYLGGGLVVYHTGASVAEGGQVRLVTLATLMRHPNMAFHPTRSNPNFLGVYRWKILE encoded by the coding sequence ATGAAGTTCGGACGCTCAAAACTCAGTACCCTGGTGTGGACGGTCTGCCTCCTCGCGTGTTCGTGGCCGGGCGGGACGGCTTCGCAGGCCGGAGCGGCGCAGCCCTCGACCCTCGACAGCGACCACGACGGCTACCCGGACGCTCTGGAACTGGTGGGCACCGACCGGGGCAGCTTCGCAGACTGGTTCGCCAGCATCGCCCAGAGCCAGTACTACGGCATGAACGCCGACTGGAAACCGGAAACCCGCGACTGCTCGGGGCTGCTGCGATACGCCTTCTTCAATGCCCTTGAGCCGCACGACGCCGCTTGGTACGCCAAATTCCGCTATCTGCCGCAGCCGCATACGCCCCCGGTACGTGCCTACAGCCTGCCCGCCCCGCTGGTCCGGTATTCGATGTTCCGGGTGGCGGCGGGGGATTATCGTCCGGACGACGTGCAGAAAGGTCGGCTGGTGGGCCGCACCACCGTTCAGTACCTGATCAAGCATTCGACGGTATTCGTATCGCGTGATCCGGCACAGGCGCAGCGCGGCGATCTGCTGATGTTTCTGCGGCCCGAACTGGCGTCGTATCACAGCATGGTGTATCTGGGGGGCGGGCTTGTCGTATATCACACCGGGGCGAGTGTTGCGGAAGGTGGGCAGGTCCGGCTGGTGACGCTTGCCACGCTGATGAGGCATCCGAATATGGCATTTCACCCCACGCGGAGTAATCCGAATTTTCTTGGAGTTTATCGGTGGAAGATTCTGGAATAG
- a CDS encoding RICIN domain-containing protein, which produces MRTVSFLTAAAAISLTALACASTAAAQTYYRLQLKINGQYLDADHCTTTLALNPGSTYADGACQLWSFTPVGGGYYKIQLKANGQYLDATYCASPVSLNPGSTFAGGACEMWKLVSAGGGYYRLQLKYNGQYLDAAYCSSPISLNPGSTYAGGACQLWKLVPASVPFD; this is translated from the coding sequence ATGCGTACCGTTTCCTTCCTGACTGCCGCTGCCGCCATCAGCCTGACCGCTCTCGCCTGTGCCAGCACCGCCGCTGCCCAGACGTATTACCGCCTTCAGCTCAAGATCAACGGGCAGTACCTCGACGCCGACCACTGCACCACCACCCTCGCCCTGAACCCAGGCTCCACCTACGCCGACGGGGCCTGCCAGCTCTGGAGCTTTACCCCGGTAGGCGGCGGCTATTACAAGATTCAGCTCAAGGCCAACGGACAGTATCTCGACGCCACTTACTGCGCCAGCCCGGTAAGCCTGAATCCGGGTTCGACCTTCGCGGGGGGTGCGTGCGAGATGTGGAAGCTGGTGTCGGCGGGCGGCGGATACTACCGTCTTCAGCTCAAGTACAACGGCCAGTATCTCGACGCGGCGTACTGCTCCTCGCCCATCAGCCTGAATCCCGGCTCGACGTATGCGGGCGGCGCATGCCAGCTGTGGAAACTGGTGCCTGCCTCGGTGCCTTTCGACTGA
- a CDS encoding GAF domain-containing sensor histidine kinase, with translation MQGDATHGSLEALSTRSALLVWLDVWGVPALLLLAGAAVVNTSLHAHWLDLVWNVRNVDETRWPAAFTRARLWLDGAQPLLGALGAALLWRACERRWWVVLAVLGLGVLDSQLWTPPGGAAGALAVGLPLLVIGAALVLGWRRRHTASPLVPPLLLWGYAAVLICSLVWNLGAAAPDPANTPLLWNELIRPSLRDLGMVVLVLCSALVVLEGSPGALRGSVMRGLVFFGLSLGTALVFTLVVGGLGALLHTQNSFWPSILAAALVAAGIDPARTALSRSVRRLLYGERDDPYAVMQRLSVQLEGPLGRTSLETGLQDALREVAQTLRLPALTLRFSDTEGLSYGALSYGTLPALAQTETLALIAQGERLGSLEVARRSPREAFTRSELSLLEGVARQLASAAHALQLADQLQTSQQELLRAGEEERRRLRRDLHDGLGPSLAGLGLKLEVARILLGRSPEAAAAHLDALKAEVQESVNEVRRLVHDLRPPKLDDLGLAGALEDLLGGVRQAGLTARLELGDALPALGAALEVAVYRIAQEALTNVMKHARASEVIVRLETVRPETGQQEQSGTTLLLSVQDNGVGLPDVREPGVGSRSMRERAGALSGTLELSSEVGGGTHVRARLPLQAPRSTPNAQKG, from the coding sequence ATGCAAGGAGACGCCACGCACGGTTCGCTGGAAGCCCTGAGCACCCGATCCGCGCTTCTCGTCTGGCTGGATGTCTGGGGCGTGCCCGCCCTGCTGCTGCTCGCCGGGGCAGCGGTGGTCAATACCTCGCTGCACGCCCACTGGCTCGATCTGGTCTGGAACGTGCGGAACGTGGACGAAACCCGCTGGCCTGCCGCCTTCACGCGGGCGCGGCTGTGGCTGGACGGAGCGCAGCCGCTGCTGGGAGCACTCGGCGCGGCGCTGCTGTGGCGTGCCTGCGAACGCCGCTGGTGGGTGGTGCTGGCCGTGCTGGGCCTGGGTGTGCTGGACAGTCAGCTCTGGACGCCGCCCGGCGGGGCAGCAGGAGCGCTCGCGGTCGGTCTGCCGCTGCTGGTGATCGGCGCGGCGCTGGTGCTGGGCTGGCGGCGCCGCCATACGGCTTCCCCGCTGGTTCCTCCACTGCTGCTGTGGGGCTACGCGGCGGTGCTGATCTGCTCGCTGGTATGGAATCTGGGAGCCGCCGCGCCCGACCCGGCCAACACGCCGCTGCTCTGGAACGAACTGATCCGCCCCTCGCTGCGCGATCTGGGGATGGTGGTCCTGGTTCTGTGCAGCGCTCTGGTGGTGCTGGAAGGCTCGCCCGGAGCGCTGCGCGGCAGCGTGATGCGCGGACTGGTGTTCTTTGGCCTGAGCCTGGGAACGGCGCTGGTGTTCACTCTGGTGGTGGGCGGGCTGGGCGCACTGCTGCACACGCAGAACAGCTTCTGGCCCTCGATTCTGGCTGCCGCGCTGGTGGCTGCGGGCATCGATCCGGCCCGAACTGCCCTGTCGCGCAGCGTGCGCCGACTGCTCTACGGCGAGCGCGACGATCCCTACGCCGTGATGCAGCGGCTGTCGGTGCAGCTCGAAGGCCCGCTGGGGCGCACCTCGCTGGAAACCGGGCTTCAGGACGCGCTACGGGAAGTGGCCCAGACGCTGCGGCTGCCTGCCCTGACGCTGCGCTTCTCGGACACTGAAGGACTGTCTTACGGCGCTCTGTCATACGGCACCCTGCCAGCGCTCGCGCAGACCGAGACGCTCGCTCTGATCGCGCAGGGTGAGCGCCTCGGGTCGCTGGAGGTGGCCCGGCGCAGCCCCCGTGAAGCGTTCACCCGCTCCGAACTCTCGCTGCTCGAAGGAGTGGCCCGGCAGCTTGCCAGCGCTGCCCACGCCCTTCAGCTCGCAGACCAGTTGCAGACGTCTCAGCAGGAGCTGTTGCGGGCCGGAGAGGAGGAACGCCGCCGATTGCGCCGCGATCTGCACGATGGACTGGGGCCGTCGCTGGCGGGCCTGGGCCTGAAGCTGGAGGTGGCCCGCATCCTGCTGGGACGCTCCCCCGAAGCCGCTGCGGCGCACCTCGACGCTCTCAAAGCCGAGGTGCAGGAGAGCGTGAACGAGGTGCGGCGGCTGGTTCACGATCTGCGGCCACCCAAGCTCGACGATCTGGGACTGGCCGGGGCACTCGAAGACCTGCTGGGCGGCGTGCGGCAGGCCGGACTGACCGCCCGTCTGGAGCTAGGAGACGCGCTGCCTGCCCTCGGAGCGGCGCTGGAAGTGGCGGTCTACCGCATTGCTCAGGAGGCGCTGACCAACGTGATGAAACATGCCCGCGCCTCTGAGGTGATCGTCAGGCTCGAAACGGTGCGCCCCGAAACGGGACAGCAGGAACAGAGCGGCACCACGCTGCTGCTGAGCGTGCAGGATAACGGGGTGGGGCTGCCGGACGTGCGCGAACCGGGCGTCGGTTCCCGTTCGATGAGAGAGCGTGCCGGGGCGCTGTCGGGTACGCTTGAGCTATCCTCGGAAGTGGGCGGAGGTACGCATGTTCGCGCCCGACTGCCGCTGCAAGCCCCCAGGAGCACTCCGAACGCCCAAAAAGGTTAA